The Synechococcus sp. RS9909 genomic interval CGGACCTCGCTGTTGGAACAGGAAGCCGTAGACGGGATGCACACGCATCTGATCGAGAAATTCGCTGGTGGTCATCGGCCGGCCGTCATCGCCGAGCAGCGGCTTGCCCTGGCTGTCCAGCGGTTCGAGCACGTCCTTGCCATCGCTGCCGCTGCTGAGCCGGAAGCACGCCCCCAGCTGACCCTTGAAGATGTCAAAGAACGTGCCGCGTGCATCACCACCAGTGCGGCCCTCGGCTTCTGAGAAAGCCCGCTCGAGCAGGCTGTCTTTGCGCAGCTGCAGGATCTGCTGCTTGGCCTCATCGCGCTCGGCTGCAACAGCAGCCACCTTCTGGGCGGAGGCCTCTTCCATCTGGCGTTCGCGCAGTTCCATCTGCTGTTCCAGCACCTGCTTCTGGCGTTCGGCCTCCTGCAGCCGGGCGTATTCCTCGGGGTTGATTTCCGAGAAGCGGTTCAGCTGCTGCCGCAGGGTGCGGATTTCTTTTTCGAGCTGGTTGGTCTTGCGACGCTCATCCCGCAGTGGATCTGAACTGCGGCTCTCGGCTGCAGGAGCTGACGTTGTTTCGGCTGCCGTAGCCGGCGCTTTGTCGGCTTCATCGGTGTTGGCCGAGGCCTCTACCGCTGTGGTCTCGCCAGGGATTGACGTAGCGGCATAGAGGTCATTAGCGCTTGGGCCGCTGGGGGCGGCAGGCGCAGTGGTGGACGTGGAGGAAACAGGGGAAGTGGCCATGACCCATCGCGGCTGTCGTGGAGTGAGCACCCCATCCGGGCTGTGCTCACCAGCTGTTGCCATGCCGCCGCTGGCTTACAGATCGAGCGCCGGAGCAGCACTGGCCGCCGCTCGTCGCCTGGGCAGGAACAACCAGCTGCCGGCCGGTAGGGGTGTGGAAGGCCGATACAGCGGCACCACCAGGGCTTCTCCAACCGGCAAAGCTGTGGAGGGCCTGATCGCGAACAGGTTCAACACCTCCCCCAGCGGTAGCGGTGCATCACCGGGCCACTCGCGGAAGTCGCTGTAGGCAGGGTTGAGCTTGCGCAGGGTGGTGCGGGTGGTGCCGTACAGCTGGGCAATGAAGGTGAGCGTTTCGCCCTCGGTGACTGTGTGGCCCTCAGGCCTGAGCAGCCAGGCATTCTCCGGTTGGTCTCGCAGCCAGCTCACGCTGGTGCCGTGCAGCTGGGCCAGGCCGTTGAGCGTGTCGCCCTCGGCGGTGCTGATCTCGGTGATAGCGCTGATGTCGTTGTTGAGCGCGCGCAGGGTGTCGACGGTGGTGCCGTAGCGCTCGGCGAGCGACAGCAGCGTGTCATCGTCCTGCACCACGGCGATGCGGTTGGGTTTGAGCACCAGCTCCAGCCGCTCACCGAGCAGTGGTTGGGCCAGCGAACCAATGCCACCGGCGCCAAAGGGTCCGGCGAACTCGGTGACGGTGAGGCCGGCCAGTTGGCCTCGGCTGATTGGTGGCAGCAGACCAGGGGATTGAAGCTGCGCCAGCGACCCGAGCCAGATGGCACCAGCGGCCGGCGCCTCGCAGAAACGGCCATCGGCCAGGGGCGGCCGGTAGCCCACCTGACTCCATGTCATCTCAGCGTTCAGCCAGTCCCAGGGATCGCTGGGTGATGGATCCAGCAGGGCGGAGCGGCAGAGATAGCCCGTGTATGTGAAGTCACCGCTATCGATGCCCAGATTGCCGCTGCTCACGCTCACTATGCGGCCACGCTTGAGAAAGGCCTCGCAGACCATTCGTCCGAGGCGTGGTGAATCAAAACGGCCAGGCAGTTGGTGGATGAACAGCAGCAGGCGGGCGTTGGCGTAGGGCTGCAGCACTGAAGGAGGCAACGCCCCAGACGGTGTCCCCGGGGCAGGGGTGAGCGTCATGGTTCAGCCCCGCTCCAGCGCGGCGGTGAACCCACTGCCCTGGCCGCCCAGCTGCGGGTCGCGGCTCCAGCCCGCCAAGGTGGGCAGCATCAGCAGCAACGCCTGGGCATGGCTGGAGCGCTGACGCCGCAGCGCCTGCTCGATCGAGAGGCCACTGCCGTAGCGAGTGACCGTTTCCTCGCGCAGCAGCTCGGTGTCGAACTCGATCACGTCCGCCTTCTTGATCGGCAGCGTCCCGTCCTCCGGCAGAGCATCGGGGCTGGCGGCCTTGCGGCGGGTCTCGATCGGTGCCTGCAGCTGCTCGGGGCCAAGCCCCGCCAGCTCGGTGTCGATGGCGCTGATCGCATCCAACTCGCGGCGAGCGGTGGGGATCGCGTCGGGGTAGAGCTGCTCGAGATCGACCATCGCGTCATTGATGGCGCGGATCGCCGCCATGTGCGCCGGGACCTGGAGGGCAATGCGGATGCCCTCCAGGTCAGCAGCGCGCCAGCGGTAGGGCGAGTCGGTGGGGGTCTGGCTCATGCGGCTGCAGCTGCGGCGTCTGTCTCCTCTTGCCTTGGAGGCAGCAGTGGCGATAACGCTGCCGCTGCTGCGCTTCCCTCCCCAGCCTTGGTCGCCGGGCTGTCATCCAGCGTCGGGCTGCTGATCGCATTGGCCGTCGCCAGCGCCAACTGGTGTCGCAACTCCTCCCGGCTGATCACCCCCTTGTCGAACAGCTCGATCCATTCCTTGACCTGGGGCTGGGGCTGGATCGGTGGGGTGAGCGGGCTCACCGTCACCTGCAAGCCAGCACCCGGATCGAGGGGTTCACCGGTCAGCGCACACCAGTGCTGCAGCAGGGTCGAGAACAGCGATGCCTTCTGAATCGCCATCGCCTGCAGCAGCGCATAGCTCTGAGAGGCCGTGAGGCTGATCTCCATCTCGGTGCGGGCCGCCCCGCGGTTCTGGGATGGGATCAGCGCATCGCGGCGCATGGTGTCATCGAGGATCTGCAGCCAGGCCCGGTGCTCCGCAAGCGACCGTGCCCGGATCTCCACGAACTCAAAGGACGCATCGGCCGGCAGGTCCATGCAGGTGTTGGGGCCCAGCACCACGGGGCCGGCCTGGCTGTTGCCCATGGCGTCGACCATTCCCTTGCGCACGCCGACAGGGAGAGCCGTGCGGCTCAGCAGTTCCTCGTATTCGCTCTTGCAGCGGAAGTGGTTGAGGTACTGGTGCGCCAGGCCCAGGTGCGGCAGGTCGCCCTCGCCAAACCCGGAGCCATCGGAGGTGTACCAGCAGGCCGGCAGGCTGTGGATGCCCTCGTAGGTCGTCACCACCGGCTCATCGCAGCGCCAACCGCTGCTGGCCTGGGGGTCAGCGCAGACCGGGTGATGGGCCAGCTGCAAGCCGGTAATGCTTTCGCCAGCGGTGAGCAACTGCAGGCTGCGGTAGTGCCAACGGTCGGGGCCATCGGCATCGCCCAGCAGGGCGTTGATCTGGTCGGTGACAGCAACCTCGCTGCCTGGAGCCTCGGTGCTGATCGGCCTGTTCACCGGCTCCCGCCAGATGATCCGGCCCGGCGGGCCATACGAAACCGGCAGCTCCCAGTTCAGGCAGTTGGACCGCGGCACCAGCTGCAGTCGAGGGAGGGATAGGCGATCCCCTCGGCGCAGGGCCTCCTGCCGGTCGCCCTCGCTGGGCCAGCTGTGCTCAGGGGGCAGCACAAGGACCAGGGCAGCGCCATCGCGCAACACCAGCAGGTCGGCAGCGGCCAGAAACACGCCGAGGTCCGTGCCCCGGCCGTCCACGTCAGTGAGCACCGAGCTCAGGCTTGCGGGGAGGCTGATCCAGCTCCCCCGGCTGAGCATGCCGGCGTAGGTGCGCAGCGCGTCGCGGAAGAAGCCCGACGGGCGAGCCGCATCGAGGCGCTTGCGGTAGGCGGTCTCAGGCTCCCGTTCACCCTTGGGCAGGTAATGCTCCTTGCGGCTGGAGCCGTCAGGGGCGGCGAGCAAAGCCCAGCAGTCGGCGGTGACCTGCAGCGACCCCGCCAGGGCCAGCAGGCTGGGGTGTTGCTGCCAGGGCGTCTGCTGGCTGGCGAGACTGCTCACGCGGCATCGAGCGGCTACGAGCTATTGCCGACTGGGGCTGCTGCTGCCCTGCTCCGCGCTCAGCAGTGAAGCCTCAACTGGACGCGGTTGTGTCGGCTGGTGGAACTGATCTGTTGGAGACGCAGCAGAGCTGATGACAGAGCAATCGCGGCCACCGGGCCTGATCCAGCGCTACCGGGAGGAGCTGCAGGCCCGCCACTACGCGCGTCGCACGGTGGCCACGTATGAGCAGTGGCTGCGGCGGTTTCTGCGGTTTCATGGCATGCGCCATCCGCGGGAGATGGGCAGCGCGGAGGTGAATGCTTTTCTCACGCACCTGGCAGTGGAGGGGAAGGTGAGCGCCTCGACGCAGAACCAGGCGCTTTCGGCGCTGCTGTTTCTGTACCGGGAACTGCTGGAGCGGGACCTGGAGCTGGAGGGAGTGGTGCGGGCGCGCACCAGGAGGCGGCTGCCGGTGGTGCTGAGCGAGGCGGAGGTGAGGGCGGTGCGGCTGCATCTGGAGGGAGTGCCGGCACTGGTGGTGGGGTTGCTCTACGGCAGTGGTCTGCGGTTGATGGAGGCCCTGCGGCTGCGGGTGAAGGATCTGGATTTCGAACGGCGGGAGCTCACGGTCCGCGATGGCAAGGGCGGCAAGGACCGCATGACCTTGCTGCCCCAGAGCCTGGTTCCTGAGCTGAGGCAGCACCTGCTGGTGGTGCGGCAGCTGCACCGGGCCGACCTGAATGCAGGCTGGGGGAAGGTCCTGATGCCCTATGCATTGGCGAGGAAGTATCCCCATGCCGATCGTGAGTGGGGATGGCAGTGGGTGTTCCCTCAGCAGAGGCGCTGGCGCGATTCCGTGAGCGGTCAGCAGGGGCGGCACCACATCGATCCTGCCCTGGTGCAGAAGGCGGTGAAGCAGGCTGTGGCGGAAGCGGCGGTGACCAAGGCGGCCAGCTGCCATACCTTCCGCCATTCCTTTGCCACCCATCTGCTGGAGCGCGGCCAGGACATTCGCACGATCCAGGAGCTGCTCGGCCACCAGGACGTGTGCACAACGATGATCTACACCCACGTGCTCAACCGCGGGCCACTTGGGGTCAACAGCCCTGCGGACTTTGTGTAGCATTGAGAACCGGTGGTTCTCGGACCCGTGAACAAGCACTATAAGTAGGGTCGTCCGCAGGAAAAGCCTTGCCCAGCCTGGCGCCCCCTGGATCACAGCTTCAAGTGAGGTGTGGTTTGCAGAAGGGGAGCCTGGGGCCCGCGTGGTTCTCGGAACCGTCCAATGACTAGTTCGCTTCCACGCCAATGGTCCGGGAACGGCAGCCGTGCCAACATTTTTGTTAGGTTTATAGTTGTAACAATTTTCATAATAAGCGTGTGCTTTTTCATGTCACAAGGCTCGCGCATCAGTGCCTGGTTAATAATCACGTAAAAAGCGCCAACATTAATAATTGACATAAAAACTGAAACATGCTAAAATGTAATTAGATACATGTATTGTTATGGCTGAAGCCCAGTTTGAAAAGCCACAAATTAGGCTATCACCCTCAGGAGTAGCTTACGTCAATGCCGCTGACATCCTGAGAAGCAGAGTTGGCAGAGAAGAAATTGACAGAATTTCGAGAATAGTTGTATCCAGGCATATTAGGAGAAGCGCCACTAAAGATAACAAAAAGCCACAGGCTGGCTAATGCCTTTCAATTTACTTCTGTTGCCACTGCTTGGCGGGTATATATTTATCTCTAAATGCAACAAGACACTCTTTGATTCAAAGAGACACTCTGGGCAACGTCTTTTAATCGAGTCAGCAGTTTGGGGGCTGATATTCTTAATCATCTCACATATAACGTCTAAGTTTCTGATTTCGACTTTTCCCGCTTTTTATGAATGGTGGAAGTGGCTTGTTCCATTCAGACACTCTGGAGTCGCATTTGGAGCATTTCTTATTGGATTGTGCAGTTGGCCAATTGTCAATAAGTTCTCTTCAAGAAGGCATGAACAAAAGAAAGCAATTAAAAAATGGAATGACTACCTTGAGATAATTCTGGATCAAGCTCTTGAGAATACCAAGCAGCTTATGGTAACTCTTAAAAACGGAAAAGTCTATATTGGATTTGTGCTATGGCCATTCAATCCAGAGTATGATCGCAAGTATATTTTTATCTTGCCCACCGTCAGTGGCTATAGAAACAAAGATACTCATGAACTTGAGCTTACAACTCAATATACATCCGTGTATAAACAGATGATTGAAGAAGAGGCCGAGCGCCTGGTGCTTGGGGTTGAAGACTTCCGCATCCTCGTGCCTATATCTGAAATAGTATCTGCGCACTTATTTGATAGCCTAGCCTTCGAGAAGTTCAATCCACTGCCATCTGCCACCGAAGAAGAATAACTTATCGCCCAAGACAAGAGGAATCATGTCATATGAACTTCAATCAGACTTTGCTGCATTAAGCTATAATTTGCAATTTACTTTGCCTCAGGGTGGGAGAGCAATGAATTTTATCCGCCCACTGAGGAAGAGTCTTTGCCGAGATCGATCTGCTGAACTTTATTTCCAGCGAACCCCCCGGTTTCAGGAAAGTTGTCACCCCTGTGATCAGTACACCCGGGGGCTTGAGGACATGACCAATGCGTCGTTACAGCGAGGCTGTAAAGGCTGACGTGAGGAGGCGAATGAGCCCACCGCAGCGGCAAAGCGTGGCCCAGATCTCCGAGGAGCTGGGCATTCACGTGGTGACCCTTTACAACTGGAGGAAGGCATGGCGGTTGCAGGGAGAGGTGGTGCCGGCATCCGAGAAGGAACCAGAGGGCTG includes:
- a CDS encoding LysM peptidoglycan-binding domain-containing protein: MTLTPAPGTPSGALPPSVLQPYANARLLLFIHQLPGRFDSPRLGRMVCEAFLKRGRIVSVSSGNLGIDSGDFTYTGYLCRSALLDPSPSDPWDWLNAEMTWSQVGYRPPLADGRFCEAPAAGAIWLGSLAQLQSPGLLPPISRGQLAGLTVTEFAGPFGAGGIGSLAQPLLGERLELVLKPNRIAVVQDDDTLLSLAERYGTTVDTLRALNNDISAITEISTAEGDTLNGLAQLHGTSVSWLRDQPENAWLLRPEGHTVTEGETLTFIAQLYGTTRTTLRKLNPAYSDFREWPGDAPLPLGEVLNLFAIRPSTALPVGEALVVPLYRPSTPLPAGSWLFLPRRRAAASAAPALDL
- a CDS encoding DUF4055 domain-containing protein, which gives rise to MSSLASQQTPWQQHPSLLALAGSLQVTADCWALLAAPDGSSRKEHYLPKGEREPETAYRKRLDAARPSGFFRDALRTYAGMLSRGSWISLPASLSSVLTDVDGRGTDLGVFLAAADLLVLRDGAALVLVLPPEHSWPSEGDRQEALRRGDRLSLPRLQLVPRSNCLNWELPVSYGPPGRIIWREPVNRPISTEAPGSEVAVTDQINALLGDADGPDRWHYRSLQLLTAGESITGLQLAHHPVCADPQASSGWRCDEPVVTTYEGIHSLPACWYTSDGSGFGEGDLPHLGLAHQYLNHFRCKSEYEELLSRTALPVGVRKGMVDAMGNSQAGPVVLGPNTCMDLPADASFEFVEIRARSLAEHRAWLQILDDTMRRDALIPSQNRGAARTEMEISLTASQSYALLQAMAIQKASLFSTLLQHWCALTGEPLDPGAGLQVTVSPLTPPIQPQPQVKEWIELFDKGVISREELRHQLALATANAISSPTLDDSPATKAGEGSAAAAALSPLLPPRQEETDAAAAAA
- a CDS encoding integron integrase, translated to MTEQSRPPGLIQRYREELQARHYARRTVATYEQWLRRFLRFHGMRHPREMGSAEVNAFLTHLAVEGKVSASTQNQALSALLFLYRELLERDLELEGVVRARTRRRLPVVLSEAEVRAVRLHLEGVPALVVGLLYGSGLRLMEALRLRVKDLDFERRELTVRDGKGGKDRMTLLPQSLVPELRQHLLVVRQLHRADLNAGWGKVLMPYALARKYPHADREWGWQWVFPQQRRWRDSVSGQQGRHHIDPALVQKAVKQAVAEAAVTKAASCHTFRHSFATHLLERGQDIRTIQELLGHQDVCTTMIYTHVLNRGPLGVNSPADFV